A region from the Rosa rugosa chromosome 6, drRosRugo1.1, whole genome shotgun sequence genome encodes:
- the LOC133718687 gene encoding uncharacterized protein LOC133718687, translated as MGELLMSWHQRFTSITLLAMNIPVISQKLEGGHAPGWQDVQPHDPQVQDAANHAVKSLQQKSNSLFPYELQEIVHAKAENASPEKSKGGKDVETVEAGPSSSKDASSKKSTCGNDAETSGAGPLSKDVSPQTDARGVNDAESSGAGPSLSKVAYVENDPSGGSEVETSGPVPSSLSKVFLPCPNLEAMSRTLQSKDDLPSMFFL; from the exons ATGGGGGAACTATTGATGTCCTGGCATCAACGCTTTACTTCTATTACTCTCTTAGCTATGAATATACCGGTGATATCGCAGAAATTAGAGG GTGGACATGCTCCAGGATGGCAAGATGTGCAGCCTCATGATCCTCAAGTTCAAGATGCAGCCAACCATGCTGTGAAGAGCCTTCAGCAAAAGTCCAATTCATTGTTCCCTTATGAGCTTCAAGAGATTGTCCATGCTAAGGCAGAG AATGCTTCTCCAGAAAAATCGAAAGGCGGAAAAGATGTTGAAACTGTAGAAGCTGGACCTTCCTCGAGCAAG GATGCTTCTTCCAAAAAATCAACCTGTGGAAATGACGCTGAAACTTCAGGAGCTGGACCATTAAGCAAG gatgtgtccccTCAAACTGATGCAAGAGGTGTAAATGATGCTGAGTCATCAGGAGCTGGACCTTCCTTGAGCAAG gTTGCTTATGTAGAAAATGATCCAAGTGGTGGAAGTGAGGTTGAAACATCAGGACCTGTACCCTCCTCCTTAAGCAAGGTTTTTCTTCCATGCCCAAACCTTGAGGCTATGAGCAGAACATTACAGAGCAAGGATGATCTACCTAGCATGTTCTTTCTTTGA
- the LOC133717238 gene encoding (-)-germacrene D synthase-like: protein MSAPALASELAQTPNITATPNVTRRSANYSPSIWGDHFLSYASMEAADSKSKKHIQDLKEELKRMIMAPAKRPSQKLHFIDHIQRLGVSYHFKDEIDQILQQVHREEEYDDLCTTALSFRLLRQQGYNTSCNMFNKFKDDDGRFKESLIDDVLGLLSLYEASHLQMPGEDILNEALTFTTSHLESAAHRLSSSSLLWKQVTHALYQPLWQGMPRIEARHYLSIYQEDDSHNETLLNFAKMDFNTVQKVHQKELSEITRWWKDLDFVTKLPFARDKVVEAYFWAFAVYFQPEYYFARMVLAKAVAIITVIDDIYDVHGTYEELESFTEAIERWDISAVDQLPDYMKVCYKALLNFFTELEESLTNKGILYRLHYAREGVILKVQVRAYFQEAKWFKQKYTPSMEEYMSVERYTSFFMLATVSFVGMGVIVTKDSMDWVFSEPKLLKATSIIGRLMNDLVGHKFEQKREHIASAVECYMKQYGVTEEEAEVELTKQVNDAWKDINEEWLDATSIPRPLLLLILNLARSSEVLYKGEDVFTHSGNVLKGHVVSLFIDPVPI from the exons ATGTCTGCCCCTGCTTTAGCGTCAGAGCTAGCTCAAACCCCGAATATTACTGCCACTCCTAATGTTACTCGACGTTCAGCTAATTATTCCCCGAGCATTTGGGGTGATCATTTTCTGTCATATGCTTCCATG GAAGCGGCAGATAGTAAAAGTAAGAAACATATCCAAGACTTGAAGGAAGAGCTGAAGAGGATGATAATGGCTCCAGCGAAAAGGCCTTCACAAAAATTGCACTTCATCGACCACATTCAGCGCTTGGGTGTCTCATACCATTTTAAAGATGAGATTGACCAAATTTTGCAGCAAGTTCACCGAGAAGAAGAATATGATGATCTTTGCACCACTGCTCTAAGCTTTCGATTGCTAAGACAACAAGGTTATAACACTTCATGCA ATATGTTTAACAAGTTCAAGGATGATGATGGAAGATTTAAAGAATCGCTTATTGATGATGTACTCGGCCTGTTAAGTTTGTATGAAGCCTCACATCTTCAGATGCCCGGGGAGGATATACTGAACGAGGCACTAACCTTCACCACCTCTCATCTCGAGTCTGCAGCACACCGCTTAAGCTCATCGTCTCTTCTTTGGAAACAAGTAACTCATGCCTTGTATCAACCACTTTGGCAGGGCATGCCCAGGATTGAAGCGAGGCATTACTTGTCTATTTACCAAGAAGATGATTCACATAATGAAACTCTTCTGAATTTTGCAAAGATGGATTTCAACACTGTGCAGAAAGTTCATCAGAAAGAACTAAGTGAAATTACGAG GTGGTGGAAGGACTTGGACTTTGTAACCAAGCTCCCTTTTGCAAGAGACAAGGTAGTTGAGGCCTATTTTTGGGCTTTTGCAGTCTACTTTCAGCCGGAATATTACTTTGCCAGGATGGTATTAGCAAAAGCTGTTGCTATAATTACAGTCATTGACGACATATACGATGTGCATGGCACATATGAAGAACTAGAGAGCTTTACTGAAGCTATTGAGAG GTGGGACATTTCTGCTGTTGATCAACTGCCAGATTATATGAAAGTGTGTTATAAAGCGCTGTTGAATTTCTTCACCGAGCTTGAAGAAAGTCTAACGAATAAGGGAATCTTATACCGCCTCCACTATGCGAGAGAAGGAGTAA TTCTCAAAGTTCAAGTCAGAGCTTACTTCCAGGAAGCAAAATGGTTCAAACAAAAGTACACACCATCAATGGAAGAGTATATGTCTGTGGAACGCTATACATCCTTCTTCATGTTAGCAACAGTGTCATTTGTTGGAATGGGAGTTATTGTTACAAAAGACTCCATGGATTGGGTTTTCAGTGAACCTAAGCTTTTAAAGGCCACATCTATTATTGGCAGACTCATGAATGACCTTGTAGGCCATAAG TTTGAGCAAAAGAGAGAACACATTGCATCAGCCGTGGAATGCTACATGAAGCAATATGGTGtcacagaagaagaagcagaggtCGAGCTAACTAAACAAGTGAATGACGCATGGAAAGACATAAACGAAGAGTGGCTCGATGCCACCTCTATCCCTAGGCCCCTACTCTTGCTGATTTTGAACCTTGCACGTTCTAGTGAAGTTCTATACAAGGGGGAAGATGTGTTCACTCATTCTGGAAATGTGCTCAAGGGTCATGTAGTTTCTCTCTTTATCGATCCCGTGCCCATATAA